The stretch of DNA GCCGACTCCTTCCCCGACTCGATCCCGAAGTCGAAGATCGAATCCTCGTTCACCAACACCGGCGTCGACCACGGGCGCTTCGAGATCCCCTCGGAGGACACCGTGCTCGACATCCCGGTGCCCGGCGAGCTGGCGGTCATCGACCGCTGGGAGTTCGGCCGGAAGCTCATCGAGGCCACCACGGACGCCGGCGCGGAGTTCCACTACGACACCGTCGTTACGGACGTGCTCCAGACCGATTCGGGACGCGTGACCGGCGTTCGCGGCAAGCGCAAAGGGGAGGTCGAGACGTTCCACGCCGACGTGACAGTCGACGCCGCCGGCGCGCTCTCGGTGCTGCAGGACGAGGCCGACTTCTCCAACGCCACGTTCGACACCAACGTCTCGTACTCGCAGTTCTGCTCGGCCTACCGCGAGATCGTCGAGGTACCCGAGCCCGTCGACTGGGACGACGCGCTTGTGTTCAAGCCGACCGACCGCGCCTCGGGCTACCTCTGGTACTTCCCGCGCACGCCGACCGAGATCAACGTCGGCCTCGGGTTCCAGATGTCGGAGGAGCCGATGAAGCTGGTCCAAGACCTCCGGAACGACCTCCAGAACCGCCCCGAGTTCAAGGGCGCGGAGGTCGTCGACAAGCTCGGCGCCTCGCTCCCGACCCGGCGCCCGTACGACTCCGCGACCGCCCCCGGCCTGGTCGCGGTCGGTGACGCCGCCGGTCTCGTCAACCCCACCACCGGCGGCGGGATCGCGGGCGCGGCCTACTCGGGGCAGTACGCCGCCGAGGAGGCGATGTCCGCGATCGCCGGCGGCCGGGCCGACGAGGAGCTCTGGCGCTACAACGAGCGGGTCATGGACCACTTCGGCGCCCGCTACGCCGCGCTCGACGTGTACAACGTGCTCTCGACGGCGATCGACGTGGACGAACTCACCTCACTGCTCGCCTCGCTGCCCGGCGAGCCGATCGCGGAGGCGCTCTACTCCGGGAAGGCCTCGATCGGCCCCTGGACCGCGTTCCAGACGCTCCGCGGCGCGGTCGGTCACCTCGACCAGCTCTGGGAGATCTACCAGGTCCGCAACCTCGCGGAGGAGCTGCTCGACCACTACGAGTCCTACCCCGACCGCCCGTCGGCGCTGCCGCGCTGGCAGGACCAGCGCGACTCGATCATGGAGCGCGTCTACGAGCGGACCGGCGCCGATCCGAAGTACTAACCCGACCTTTTGCTGCGGTCGGCGCCTTCGGCGCCTCCCTGGCAAAAGCTCGGCCAAAAGCCTCCTCACTCCCTACGGTCGTTCGTGGAA from Halolamina sediminis encodes:
- a CDS encoding geranylgeranyl reductase family protein encodes the protein MSTHEYDIVVVGSGTSGCYAAATAAREGLDVAVVERKDEQEAGHIACGDALKGADSFPDSIPKSKIESSFTNTGVDHGRFEIPSEDTVLDIPVPGELAVIDRWEFGRKLIEATTDAGAEFHYDTVVTDVLQTDSGRVTGVRGKRKGEVETFHADVTVDAAGALSVLQDEADFSNATFDTNVSYSQFCSAYREIVEVPEPVDWDDALVFKPTDRASGYLWYFPRTPTEINVGLGFQMSEEPMKLVQDLRNDLQNRPEFKGAEVVDKLGASLPTRRPYDSATAPGLVAVGDAAGLVNPTTGGGIAGAAYSGQYAAEEAMSAIAGGRADEELWRYNERVMDHFGARYAALDVYNVLSTAIDVDELTSLLASLPGEPIAEALYSGKASIGPWTAFQTLRGAVGHLDQLWEIYQVRNLAEELLDHYESYPDRPSALPRWQDQRDSIMERVYERTGADPKY